A single region of the Amphiprion ocellaris isolate individual 3 ecotype Okinawa chromosome 4, ASM2253959v1, whole genome shotgun sequence genome encodes:
- the LOC118471387 gene encoding sialidase-like, whose amino-acid sequence MLKEVLLLVCLLSIAQAQSFDRPSRLSRIQQLFERVCQNRRIPPFRRRLCFRLEQQLNAFAATTTTAESTTPAESTTAAESNTAAESTTADESTTAAESNTAAESTTADESNTAAEFTTPAESTTAAEFTTAAEFTTVAESTTPAEFTTPAESTTAAEFTTAAESTTPAESTTAAEFTTAAEFTTVAESTTPAEFTTPAESTTAAEFTTAAESNTAAESTTADESTTTAESNTAAESNTAAESTTADESNTAAEFTTPAESTTAAEFTTAAEFTTPAESTTAAEFTTAAESTTPAESTTAAEFTTAAESTTVAESTTPAEFTTPAEFTTVAESTTADESNTAAEFTTPAESTTAAESTTVAESTTPAESTTVAESTTPAESTIVAESTTPAESTTVAESTTPAESTTPAESTTATASIIDVLLQFYERICQNGRIPLFRRPLCFLLEQKVNALAVATTTA is encoded by the exons ATGCTGAAGGAAGTGCTTCTTCTCGTATGCCTCCTGAGCATCGCTCAGGCTCAAAGT tttgacAGACCCTCTCGTCTCTCTAGAATCCAACAG CTCTTTGAGCGTGTTTGTCAGAACCGACGCATTCCACCGTTTCGTCGGCGTCTTTGTTTCAGACTGGAGCAACAGCTAAATGCTTTTGCTGCAACTACCACCACTGCTGAATCCACTACACCTGCTGAATCCACTACAGCTGCTGAATCCAATACAGCTGCTGAATCCACTACAGCTGATGAATCCACTACAGCTGCTGAATCCAATACAGCTGCTGAATCCACTACAGCTGATGAATCCAATACAGCTGCTGAATTCACTACACCTGCTGAATCCACCACAGCTGCTGAATTCACTACAGCTGCTGAATTCACTACAGTTGCTGAATCCACTACACCTGCTGAATTCACTACACCTGCTGAATCCACCACAGCTGCTGAATTCACTACAGCTGCTGAATCCACTACACCTGCTGAATCCACCACAGCTGCTGAATTCACTACAGCTGCTGAATTCACTACAGTTGCTGAATCCACTACACCTGCTGAATTCACTACACCTGCTGAATCCACCACAGCTGCTGAATTCACTACAGCTGCTGAATCCAATACAGCTGCTGAATCCACTACAGCTGATGAATCCACTACAACTGCTGAATCCAATACAGCTGCTGAATCCAATACAGCTGCTGAATCCACTACAGCTGATGAATCCAATACAGCTGCTGAATTCACTACACCTGCTGAATCCACCACAGCTGCTGAATTCACTACAGCTGCTGAATTCACTACACCTGCTGAATCCACCACAGCTGCTGAATTCACTACAGCTGCTGAATCCACTACACCTGCTGAATCCACCACAGCTGCTGAATTCACTACAGCTGCTGAATCCACTACAGTTGCTGAATCCACTACACCTGCTGAATTCACTACACCTGCTGAATTCACTACAGTTGCTGAATCCACTACAGCTGATGAATCCAATACAGCTGCTGAATTCACTACACCTGCTGAATCCACCACAGCTGCTGAATCCACTACGGTTGCTGAATCCACTACACCTGCTGAATCCACCACGGTTGCTGAATCCACTACACCTGCTGAATCCACCATAGTTGCTGAATCCACTACACCTGCTGAATCCACCACGGTTGCTGAATCCACTACACCTGCTGAATCCACTACACCTGCTGAATCCACCACAGCTACTGCATCTATCATTGATGTTTTGCTACAGTTCTATGAGCGTATTTGTCAAAATGGACGCATTCCACTGTTTCGTCGGCCTCTTTGTTTCCTCCTCGAGCAAAAAGTAAATGCTCTTGCTGTAGCTACCACCACTGCTTAA